In Candidatus Methylomirabilis tolerans, a single window of DNA contains:
- a CDS encoding PHP domain-containing protein → MASRVDLHLHTKASDGALWPEELVKAADLIGIRVMAVTDHDSMGGIAEAQEAASGLAIEVIPGIEISANLDGDEIHVLGYMLDASDPSLQEALRRMREDRLAQGHAMVERLGALGYSLEWDRVMAIADGGSVGRPHIAKALVERGVVASVDEAFSRFLRRGGPGYVEGPKLTPQEAIGLIREAQGVPALAHPIIVGASDYRLDLERLLPMMVEAGLQGIEVYYKRYTPEISASLLAVARHYRLVPTGGSDFHGGGVVADAELGGVEVPWETVERLRARKRGLTSASVISA, encoded by the coding sequence ATGGCGAGTCGTGTCGATTTGCACCTTCATACGAAGGCTTCTGACGGCGCACTTTGGCCGGAAGAGTTGGTGAAGGCCGCCGACCTTATTGGGATCCGCGTCATGGCCGTGACCGACCACGACAGCATGGGTGGGATTGCTGAGGCGCAAGAGGCTGCCTCAGGGCTCGCAATCGAGGTGATCCCGGGGATCGAGATAAGCGCGAACCTGGACGGCGACGAGATCCATGTGCTGGGCTACATGCTCGATGCGAGCGATCCGTCCCTGCAAGAGGCTCTCCGTCGAATGCGGGAGGATAGGCTCGCTCAAGGCCACGCGATGGTTGAACGGTTAGGCGCGCTCGGGTATTCGCTCGAGTGGGACCGCGTGATGGCTATTGCAGACGGAGGATCGGTGGGGCGGCCACATATCGCCAAGGCCCTTGTAGAGCGCGGTGTCGTCGCGTCGGTAGATGAGGCATTCTCACGTTTCCTGAGACGAGGGGGCCCTGGCTACGTTGAGGGACCGAAGCTCACCCCACAGGAGGCGATCGGTTTGATCAGGGAGGCTCAAGGTGTGCCCGCGCTGGCGCACCCGATTATCGTAGGGGCGAGCGATTACCGCCTGGACCTGGAGCGACTGCTGCCGATGATGGTAGAGGCCGGTCTCCAAGGGATCGAGGTGTACTACAAGAGGTATACTCCAGAAATTTCAGCGTCCCTGCTTGCCGTCGCCAGGCACTATCGGCTCGTGCCTACTGGTGGGAGCGATTTTCATGGTGGTGGAGTTGTTGCGGATGCCGAGTTGGGAGGAGTAGAGGTGCCTTGGGAGACCGTCGAACGTCTGCGGGCGAGAAAACGAGGATTAACTTCCGCATCGGTCATCTCCGCGTAA
- the rbfA gene encoding 30S ribosome-binding factor RbfA, giving the protein MTMQGRRADRVNTLIQEEISCLILQSVKDPRVRCATVTRVRVSEDLRHARVYIASIGGEEKQRQEALIGLKSAAGFLRGELGRRLCLRYIPELLFSLDDSLEQDLHMAELFRQIEATETKEQ; this is encoded by the coding sequence ATGACGATGCAAGGCAGGCGTGCCGACCGCGTAAATACCCTGATACAGGAAGAGATCAGTTGCCTGATCTTGCAGTCAGTAAAAGATCCCAGGGTCCGTTGTGCCACTGTCACCCGTGTCAGGGTAAGCGAAGATTTACGGCACGCGAGGGTCTATATCGCCTCGATCGGAGGCGAGGAGAAACAGCGTCAGGAGGCGCTGATCGGCCTAAAGAGTGCAGCCGGCTTTCTTCGTGGAGAATTGGGACGTCGGTTGTGCTTGCGCTACATCCCGGAACTTCTCTTCTCGCTTGATGATTCCCTGGAGCAGGATCTGCACATGGCTGAGCTGTTTCGGCAGATCGAAGCTACCGAGACGAAGGAGCAGTGA
- a CDS encoding DUF503 domain-containing protein produces MTVGTCRVELRLAGNNSLKGKRRVVKSLKDRIRGRFNVSIAEVDRLDEWQRATLGIACVSNSSRLVDETLAKVVNLIETDADALVLDYEIDLVAH; encoded by the coding sequence ATGACCGTCGGAACGTGCCGCGTTGAGTTGCGCCTAGCCGGCAACAACTCCCTCAAGGGTAAGCGGCGGGTTGTCAAGAGCCTCAAGGATCGTATCCGGGGCCGCTTCAATGTCTCCATCGCCGAGGTGGATCGTCTTGATGAATGGCAACGCGCCACGCTGGGGATTGCCTGTGTCAGCAACAGTTCTCGACTGGTGGACGAGACCCTGGCCAAAGTAGTGAACCTCATCGAAACTGACGCCGATGCCCTGGTCCTCGATTATGAGATCGACCTGGTGGCTCATTGA